In Rosa chinensis cultivar Old Blush chromosome 1, RchiOBHm-V2, whole genome shotgun sequence, a genomic segment contains:
- the LOC112182576 gene encoding (-)-germacrene D synthase, translating into MDQARTANASSTLDVDRRSANFSPSIWGEYFLSYASMETADIESNQSIQELKEEVKRMLVSSLSLQRLHLIDYIQRLGLSYHFEDEIYQLLHQIYNRTCSSYDDDDDDDDGDLHTVALRFRLLRQQGFKVSCNMFNKFIDVDGKFKESCVADVVGLLSLYEATHLRTHGDDILDRARSFTTTHLEFAVAEHGRLSPRFQTSSSCLISTTLEGNPRIEARHYLSSYRELNTSHFSESLLTFAKLDFNQLQRIHQKELSHITRWWKELDFVNKLPFARDRIVECYFWSLGVYFEPKYHFGRTTLCKVLGLLTMIDDTYDTYGTPEELELFTEAIERWDISAMDSLPDYMKVCYGALLNVYTEIKDELAKEGNSYRINYAIEAMQIQVRSYLEEAKWFHQKYTPKTFDEYMSVALVSSGMFTVEATFIVAIAGDIVTRDSLDWLFSDPKFVKASSIIGRLLNDIRSHKLEQKRGHVVSAVECYMKEHCATEEVAVIELTKHVNDAWADVNEGLLHPIATVPRPLLLLILNFLRVTDVIYKREDGYTHGGVALKDYITSLLVEHVPI; encoded by the exons ATGGATCAAGCACGAACAGCAAATGCCAGTAGCACTCTTGATGTTGATCGACGTTCAGCTAATTTTTCTCCCAGCATTTGGGGCGAGTATTTTCTGTCATATGCATCGATG GAAACTGCAGATATTGAATCCAACCAAAGTATCCAAGAACTGAAGGAAGAAGTGAAGAGGATGCTAGTGAGTTCTTTGTCTTTACAAAGATTACACTTGATTGATTACATTCAGCGCTTGGGGTTGTCCTACCATTTTGAGGATGAGATTTACCAACTTTTACATCAAATTTACAACCGGACCTGTTCTtcttatgatgatgatgatgatgacgacgACGGCGACCTTCACACAGTTGCTCTCCGATTTCGGCTGCTTAGGCAACAAGGTTTTAAGGTTTCATGCA ACATGTTCAACAAGTTCATCGATGTTGATGGGAAATTTAAGGAATCATGCGTTGCTGATGTAGTAGGATTGCTAAGTTTGTACGAAGCGACACATCTAAGGACACATGGAGATGATATATTAGATCGAGCACGGTCCTTCACCACCACTCATCTTGAGTTTGCAGTGGCAGAACACGGCCGTTTAAGCCCCCGCTTTCAAACAAGTAGCTCATGCCTTATATCAACCACTCTGGAAGGGAACCCAAGGATTGAAGCGAGGCATTACCTCTCTAGCTACCGGGAACTAAATACTTCACATTTTAGCGAAAGTCTTTTGACTTTTGCGAAGTTGGATTTCAATCAATTGCAGCGAATCCATCAAAAAGAACTAAGTCACATCACAAG GTGGTGGAAGGAGTTGGACTTTGTCAACAAACTACCTTTTGCAAGGGACAGAATAGTAGAGTGTTACTTTTGGTCTTTGGGAGTCTACTTTGAGCCCAAGTATCATTTTGGGAGGACAACATTATGCAAAGTTCTTGGCTTACTAACCATGATTGATGACACTTACGATACGTACGGCACACCTGAAGAACTAGAGCTCTTTACTGAAGCTATTGAGAG GTGGGATATCTCTGCCATGGATTCATTGCCTGACTATATGAAAGTTTGCTATGGGGCATTGTTGAATGTCTACACTGAAATTAAAGATGAGCTTGCAAAGGAGGGAAACTCGTATCGCATCAACTATGCAATAGAAGCA ATGCAAATTCAAGTTAGATCTTACTTAGAGGAAGCCAAATGGTTCCACCAAAAGTACACACCGAAAACCTTTGATGAGTATATGTCGGTGGCACTTGTATCATCCGGCATGTTTACGGTGGAAGCAACATTTATCGTTGCAATAGCTGGTGATATTGTTACAAGAGATTCCTTGGACTGGTTGTTCAGTGATCCTAAATTTGTAAAGGCTTCATCGATAATTGGGAGACTCTTGAATGACATCCGAAGCCACAAG CTTGAGCAAAAGAGAGGACATGTTGTCTCAGCTGTGGAATGCTATATGAAAGAACACTGTGCTACAGAAGAAGTAGCGGTGATTGAACTGACTAAACATGTAAATGATGCATGGGCGGATGTAAACGAAGGATTGCTTCACCCTATCGCTACTGTCCCTAGGCCACTACTATTGCTAATTCTCAATTTTCTACGCGTAACTGATGTTATATACAAGCGTGAAGATGGTTATACTCATGGTGGAGTTGCGCTCAAGGATTATATAACTTCTCTTCTTGTCGAACATGTTCCAATATAG